From the genome of Hymenobacter cellulosilyticus, one region includes:
- the corA gene encoding magnesium/cobalt transporter CorA, which produces MTADTSLPLPPAPELAPETDSEAIAGGISDRAATQQAREQQVGQRPGTLTIREGSLKPRLFLISYSDSFFAEREYDSYDELLAYFQANPQLKHWLDVRGYNDLDLMQRLMRDFGIHALHMEDVLGDYQRAKVDVFDENRLFLVSRMTDFTSSLEIDDDQLSLVTGSNFVISFQDDYDDCLDSVRNRLRSGFSMIRHRPPLYLAYALTDVVLDHYYPTMAAIGDYIEVLEDRIFNGRPNRRLLSRILQIKKDIVRFRRLVYPEREKIAEILRMPEQVISEETKVYFKDCYDHAIQAMDLAESYRESISSLMDLYLSDQSNRMNEVMKVLTIISSIFIPLSFVVGLYGMNFQRENPDGTINHLNMPELYTPWGYPALLGLLAVIVAGQLIYFYRKGWLTNR; this is translated from the coding sequence ATGACTGCCGATACTTCCCTGCCGCTGCCCCCCGCGCCCGAGCTGGCCCCGGAAACTGATTCTGAAGCCATTGCCGGCGGTATTTCCGACCGGGCCGCCACCCAACAGGCCCGCGAGCAGCAGGTGGGCCAGCGCCCCGGTACGCTCACCATCCGGGAAGGCTCTTTGAAGCCCCGCCTGTTTCTGATTTCCTACAGCGACTCGTTTTTTGCGGAGCGGGAATACGACAGCTACGACGAGCTGCTGGCGTACTTCCAGGCCAACCCGCAGCTTAAGCACTGGCTGGACGTGCGCGGCTACAACGACCTGGACCTGATGCAGCGACTAATGCGGGACTTCGGCATTCACGCCCTGCACATGGAAGACGTGCTGGGCGACTACCAGCGGGCCAAGGTGGACGTGTTCGACGAAAACCGCCTGTTTCTGGTCTCGCGCATGACGGACTTCACCTCGTCCCTGGAAATTGACGACGACCAGCTTTCCCTCGTCACGGGCTCCAACTTCGTTATCTCGTTTCAGGACGACTATGACGACTGCCTCGACTCGGTGCGCAACCGCCTGCGCTCGGGCTTCAGCATGATCCGGCACCGGCCGCCGCTCTACCTGGCCTACGCCCTGACCGACGTGGTGCTCGACCACTACTACCCCACCATGGCCGCCATCGGCGACTACATCGAGGTTCTGGAAGACCGGATTTTCAATGGCCGGCCCAACCGCCGCCTGCTCAGCCGCATTCTGCAGATCAAGAAGGATATCGTGCGCTTTCGCCGCCTGGTGTACCCCGAGCGGGAGAAGATTGCCGAAATCCTGCGCATGCCCGAGCAAGTCATTTCCGAGGAAACCAAGGTCTACTTCAAGGACTGCTACGACCACGCCATTCAGGCCATGGACCTGGCCGAGAGCTACCGCGAATCCATCAGCAGCCTGATGGACCTCTACCTCTCGGACCAAAGCAACCGCATGAACGAGGTCATGAAGGTGCTGACCATCATCAGCAGCATCTTTATCCCGCTGAGCTTCGTGGTGGGCCTCTACGGGATGAACTTCCAGCGCGAAAACCCCGATGGCACCATTAACCACCTCAACATGCCCGAGCTCTACACGCCCTGGGGCTACCCCGCCCTGCTCGGTTTGCTGGCCGTCATTGTAGCGGGCCAGCTCATCTATTTCTACCGCAAAGGCTGGCTGACGAACCGGTAG
- a CDS encoding carboxypeptidase-like regulatory domain-containing protein: MSTSTPSNEPQTDEAALLASAEEEYSSSGNGKLAIIVGAIVLFAGLGYAFVPVKTAQTAISSVMPSFVLGDATVTGSRPVEETPTEEVAEEEAVTAAAPAPAAAKPAARPAATGAVAAQPVRPSETALAEALPELESAAPAAAAPAEPANVTLSGRILDENGRPLAGATVLVKGSRKGTGTDANGNYTLEVPAGDNTLVYGYGGYEDQEMRARGGQPLNVTLTPAEGGRRRRR; encoded by the coding sequence ATGAGCACTTCTACCCCTTCTAATGAGCCACAAACCGACGAGGCTGCCCTGCTGGCCAGTGCCGAGGAAGAGTATTCTTCTTCCGGTAATGGTAAGCTGGCAATCATTGTGGGTGCTATCGTCTTGTTTGCGGGCTTAGGCTACGCGTTTGTGCCCGTCAAGACGGCACAAACGGCTATTTCCAGCGTCATGCCTTCCTTCGTGCTCGGCGATGCCACCGTTACCGGCAGCCGGCCGGTAGAGGAAACTCCCACAGAGGAAGTAGCCGAGGAAGAGGCCGTAACGGCCGCGGCACCGGCTCCCGCGGCTGCTAAGCCGGCGGCCCGCCCTGCCGCTACCGGAGCCGTAGCGGCCCAGCCCGTGCGCCCTTCCGAAACCGCGCTGGCCGAAGCGCTGCCGGAGCTGGAAAGCGCCGCCCCAGCCGCAGCCGCTCCCGCAGAGCCCGCCAACGTGACGCTGTCGGGCCGCATTCTGGACGAAAACGGCCGGCCGCTGGCGGGTGCTACCGTGCTGGTGAAAGGCTCGCGCAAAGGCACCGGCACCGATGCCAACGGCAACTACACCCTGGAAGTACCCGCCGGCGACAATACGCTGGTGTACGGCTACGGTGGCTACGAGGACCAGGAAATGCGGGCCCGCGGCGGTCAGCCCCTGAACGTAACCCTGACGCCGGCCGAAGGCGGCCGTCGCCGTCGCCGCTAG
- a CDS encoding NAD(P)/FAD-dependent oxidoreductase, which produces MRLLIIGNGITGVTAALTVRRLQPDAQITLVSEESAHHYSRTALMYVYLGHMRYQDIKPYEDWFWAENRLELVEATATRLDTTSQLVTLSNGQQLGYDKLLLATGSVSRLADWPGQNLAGVQGLYGLPDLARMERDTHGIRQAVVVGGGLIGVELAEMLHSRGIEATVLVRDSHYWGSVLPAAEARLVDQQFEEHHVAVRYRTELAEILSDDQGRVRAVRTTAGEELPCQWLGLATGVTPNLTLVQGTAVETDRGILVDEHLQTSVPHVYAAGDCAQHRQPGQGEVPIEQLWYTGRMQGETVAHTICGKPTAYRRGIWFNSAKFFALEYQTYGRVPAQPEAGIDSFYWEHPGGRLALRINFSSMPGFAVTGFNALGLRLRHEICAQWIGTQTPIREVMAQLGAANFDPEFYRQYEPEMIRQFNQQFPQHAAVLQRRKGLFSRL; this is translated from the coding sequence ATGCGCCTACTCATCATCGGCAACGGCATTACGGGCGTCACGGCGGCCCTGACGGTGCGCCGCCTGCAGCCCGACGCTCAGATTACCCTGGTTTCGGAGGAAAGCGCCCATCATTATTCCCGCACGGCTCTGATGTACGTGTACCTGGGCCACATGCGCTACCAGGACATCAAGCCTTATGAGGATTGGTTTTGGGCCGAAAACCGCCTGGAGCTGGTAGAGGCCACGGCCACCCGACTCGATACTACGAGCCAGCTGGTTACTCTCAGCAACGGGCAGCAGTTGGGCTACGATAAGCTGCTGCTGGCCACGGGCTCAGTGAGCCGACTGGCCGACTGGCCCGGGCAGAACCTGGCCGGCGTGCAGGGTCTTTACGGCCTGCCCGATCTGGCCCGCATGGAGCGCGACACCCACGGTATCAGGCAGGCGGTAGTGGTGGGCGGCGGCCTGATTGGGGTGGAACTGGCCGAAATGCTGCACTCGCGCGGTATCGAGGCCACCGTGCTGGTGCGCGACTCTCATTACTGGGGCTCGGTGCTGCCCGCGGCCGAGGCCCGTTTGGTAGACCAGCAATTTGAGGAACACCACGTAGCCGTGCGCTACCGAACCGAGCTGGCCGAAATCCTGAGCGACGACCAGGGCCGGGTACGGGCCGTGCGCACCACGGCCGGCGAGGAGCTGCCCTGCCAGTGGCTGGGCTTGGCCACCGGCGTAACGCCCAACCTGACGTTGGTACAAGGCACGGCCGTGGAAACTGACCGGGGCATTCTGGTGGATGAGCACCTGCAAACCAGCGTCCCCCACGTGTACGCCGCCGGCGACTGTGCCCAGCACCGGCAGCCGGGCCAGGGCGAGGTGCCCATTGAGCAGCTCTGGTACACCGGGCGCATGCAGGGCGAAACCGTGGCCCATACCATCTGCGGCAAACCTACGGCTTACCGGCGCGGCATCTGGTTTAACTCGGCCAAGTTCTTTGCCCTCGAATACCAGACCTACGGCCGGGTGCCCGCCCAGCCCGAGGCCGGCATCGACTCGTTTTACTGGGAGCACCCCGGCGGCCGGCTGGCGCTGCGCATCAACTTCAGCAGCATGCCGGGCTTTGCCGTCACGGGCTTCAATGCTCTGGGGCTGCGGCTGCGCCACGAAATCTGCGCCCAGTGGATCGGTACCCAGACGCCCATCCGGGAGGTCATGGCCCAGTTGGGTGCGGCCAACTTCGACCCGGAGTTTTACCGTCAGTATGAGCCCGAGATGATTCGGCAGTTCAACCAGCAGTTTCCCCAGCACGCGGCCGTGCTGCAGCGCCGCAAAGGCCTGTTCTCCAGGTTGTGA
- a CDS encoding formylglycine-generating enzyme family protein, translating into MYLRFFSRVSGLALALVSAGCYSVHAPTSILPGRYSATTALPLTDSRIPHLAAGIQDYDVIVFKPSASVCTEPYTSPSFPLLSVWKKQGLLQPPGIVPITEAGLGIDEAEVSNLEWKFYQEQLSRSAPTLAASMQPLASAQPTADYYQNPFYNRFPVVGVSYEQVVAFCKWRSRVVTQATNEGLHHPDSLITNYIRFTYRLPTEAEWESAGLVERGSLTAPSAPCCRWK; encoded by the coding sequence ATGTATTTACGGTTCTTTTCCCGGGTCAGCGGGCTGGCGTTGGCCCTGGTCAGTGCGGGATGCTACTCAGTGCATGCGCCGACCAGCATCCTGCCCGGACGCTACAGCGCCACCACGGCCCTGCCCCTCACGGATTCGCGGATTCCCCACCTGGCCGCCGGGATTCAGGACTACGATGTTATCGTTTTCAAGCCCAGTGCCAGCGTCTGCACCGAGCCGTATACTTCACCCAGCTTTCCCCTCCTATCCGTCTGGAAAAAGCAGGGCCTGCTGCAACCACCCGGCATCGTGCCCATTACCGAAGCTGGGCTGGGCATTGATGAAGCGGAAGTATCGAATCTGGAGTGGAAATTCTACCAGGAGCAGCTCAGCCGGTCGGCGCCGACATTGGCCGCGAGCATGCAGCCGCTGGCCTCGGCCCAGCCCACGGCCGATTATTACCAGAACCCGTTTTACAACCGTTTTCCGGTGGTGGGCGTCAGCTACGAGCAGGTAGTGGCTTTCTGCAAGTGGCGCAGCCGGGTAGTGACGCAAGCCACCAATGAGGGCCTGCACCACCCCGACTCACTCATTACCAACTACATCCGGTTTACCTACCGCCTACCGACCGAGGCCGAATGGGAAAGCGCCGGGCTGGTCGAGCGGGGCAGCCTTACGGCACCAAGTGCACCGTGCTGCCGGTGGAAGTAA
- a CDS encoding APC family permease, translating to MPEQQGHFQRAITLFDAVMIVTGSMIGSGIFIVSADISRQVGSSGWLLVVWLLTGVITLAGAVSYGELASMFPKVGGQYVYLREAYNKLVAFLYGWTLFLVIQTGVIAAVGVAFAKFTGVLIPWFSVKNVLIKTGPLVGDYAFEFSSVQLLAILLIVGITAINARGVRAGKLIQNVLSSTKLVALALLILGGLALGLNAEAVQANFHDMWTAVRYPAPGVTAAPLPLSLSGLVVAIGMAMTGSLFSSDSWNNIGFAGEEIVNPERTLVRSMAIGTAIVTALYILVNVVYLLALPLVGSPEATTIAGRGIQYATDDRVATAVAEHVLGPVGAVVMAVLIMLSTFGANNGIILSGARAYYAMAKDGLFFPGLARLNAAGVPARALWAQCLWACLLCLSGSYGQLLNYVMFSVILFYVITIIGIFVLRRTRPDAPRPYRAWGYPVLPIIYVVLASIFCVILLVAEDTALFSRRGLMLVALGVPVFFLFGKRFANNPTE from the coding sequence ATGCCCGAACAACAAGGCCACTTTCAGCGCGCCATTACCCTTTTCGACGCCGTCATGATCGTGACCGGCAGCATGATTGGCTCCGGTATCTTTATCGTCTCCGCCGACATTTCCCGGCAGGTGGGCTCCAGCGGCTGGCTGCTGGTGGTATGGCTGCTCACGGGCGTTATTACCCTGGCCGGGGCCGTGAGCTACGGGGAGTTGGCTTCCATGTTCCCGAAAGTGGGCGGGCAGTACGTGTACCTGCGCGAGGCCTACAACAAGCTGGTGGCCTTTCTTTATGGCTGGACGCTGTTTCTGGTGATTCAAACCGGCGTTATTGCCGCCGTGGGCGTGGCCTTCGCCAAGTTTACCGGCGTGCTCATTCCCTGGTTCAGCGTCAAGAACGTGCTGATCAAAACCGGCCCGCTGGTCGGCGACTACGCCTTTGAGTTCAGCAGCGTGCAGCTGCTGGCCATTCTGCTTATCGTCGGTATTACGGCCATCAATGCCCGCGGGGTGCGGGCCGGCAAGCTAATTCAGAACGTGCTCAGCAGCACCAAGCTTGTGGCCCTGGCCCTGCTCATTCTGGGCGGCTTGGCCCTGGGTTTGAACGCGGAAGCCGTGCAAGCCAACTTCCACGATATGTGGACGGCCGTGCGCTACCCCGCTCCCGGCGTAACGGCGGCCCCGCTCCCGCTGAGCTTGAGCGGCCTGGTCGTCGCCATCGGCATGGCCATGACCGGCTCCCTGTTTTCCTCCGACTCTTGGAACAATATCGGCTTTGCCGGCGAGGAAATCGTGAACCCCGAGCGGACCCTGGTGCGCAGCATGGCCATCGGTACGGCCATCGTCACGGCCCTCTACATTCTGGTAAATGTGGTGTATCTGCTAGCTCTGCCCCTGGTAGGCTCGCCGGAGGCCACCACCATAGCCGGCCGCGGCATTCAGTACGCCACCGACGACCGGGTAGCCACCGCTGTAGCCGAGCACGTGCTAGGCCCGGTAGGAGCCGTGGTAATGGCCGTGCTCATCATGCTCAGCACCTTTGGCGCCAACAATGGCATCATCCTCTCGGGTGCCCGGGCGTATTACGCCATGGCGAAAGACGGACTATTTTTCCCCGGTTTGGCCCGCCTCAACGCGGCCGGGGTGCCGGCCCGGGCCTTGTGGGCTCAGTGCCTGTGGGCCTGCCTGCTGTGCTTGAGCGGCTCCTACGGGCAGCTGCTCAACTACGTCATGTTCTCCGTTATCCTGTTTTACGTCATTACCATCATCGGCATTTTCGTGCTGCGCCGCACCCGGCCCGACGCGCCCCGCCCGTACCGAGCCTGGGGCTACCCCGTGCTGCCCATCATCTACGTAGTACTGGCCTCCATCTTCTGCGTTATCCTGCTCGTAGCCGAGGACACGGCCTTGTTTTCCCGCCGCGGCCTGATGCTAGTGGCCCTGGGCGTACCGGTCTTCTTCCTGTTTGGTAAGCGCTTCGCCAATAATCCGACGGAGTAA
- a CDS encoding alpha/beta fold hydrolase produces MAYMDVPATTKANGRTAVLLHGKNFFGAYWRETVRALTAAGFRVVVPDQIGFGKSDKPDIHYSFHQLARNTKHLLDTLGVQKAVIVGHSMGGMLATRFALMYPATTEKLVLENPIGLEDYRVGVPFQTVDQAEATERKSTEESIRKYHATYYPSGYPKAHDEWLLPLMAQTKSPDFAKVARANALTFDMIYQQPVSYEFSRVQTPTLLIIGQQDRTVVGKGLVKDPRCWLQWVSIRSWAGVPRLRSKAPSSCRWPT; encoded by the coding sequence ATGGCCTACATGGACGTGCCCGCCACGACCAAAGCCAACGGCCGCACCGCGGTGCTGCTGCACGGCAAAAACTTTTTCGGGGCCTACTGGCGTGAAACCGTCCGGGCGCTGACGGCCGCGGGCTTCCGCGTGGTCGTGCCCGACCAGATCGGCTTCGGCAAGTCTGACAAGCCCGATATTCACTACTCCTTTCACCAGCTGGCCCGCAATACTAAGCACCTGCTCGATACGCTGGGCGTACAAAAGGCCGTAATCGTGGGTCACAGCATGGGCGGCATGCTGGCCACCCGCTTTGCCCTTATGTACCCGGCCACCACGGAAAAGCTGGTGCTCGAAAACCCGATTGGCCTGGAGGACTACCGCGTGGGCGTACCGTTCCAGACCGTAGACCAGGCGGAGGCTACCGAGCGCAAAAGCACCGAGGAAAGCATCCGCAAGTACCACGCTACCTACTACCCCAGCGGTTACCCCAAGGCCCACGACGAGTGGCTGCTACCCCTAATGGCCCAAACCAAAAGCCCGGATTTTGCCAAAGTGGCCCGCGCCAATGCCCTGACCTTCGACATGATTTACCAGCAGCCGGTCAGCTACGAGTTCAGCCGGGTGCAGACGCCCACGCTGCTCATTATCGGGCAGCAGGACCGCACGGTGGTAGGCAAGGGCCTAGTTAAAGACCCCAGGTGCTGGCTTCAATGGGTCAGTATCCGGAGCTGGGCCGGCGTACCGCGGCTCAGATCAAAGGCGCCAAGCTCGTGCCGCTGGCCAACGTAG
- a CDS encoding formylglycine-generating enzyme family protein produces the protein MRSSGCSRLLLLFLLGGLGACQTAFVRYQFPTALRGVAPTSARPGTISAQTGVPLQVWDEQQVQRIVQAQDEDDAPAGDVQPLQLYQGFSDARVVGLRFAADTATVALARLRALPPPSLKIQKAEDEGVIPPGVVWIGDRFQMDEVEVPNVEWQTFLHSLAKTKPAAEVRLYLPDSTVQPVRGYFTNPFYRLYPVVGISYEQVLEYCRWRSRTVTRLLNEDRGIRSAQDPKYVRVTYRLPTEAEWEFAAHYGTQLPYGYEVSTAEVTVNPQAAEYLQRRSGSINSLAQIRRDILAFNRQRSEIVMFNCRREAPYFLAASTPSYVYDLPVNGLGLYHMTGNVAELVQEQGVTKGGSYQDRLVECAIKECGSYQGPAAHIGFRAVCDIEFPNQAPVASSRKP, from the coding sequence ATGCGAAGCTCCGGTTGCAGTCGGCTGCTGCTGCTTTTTCTTCTCGGTGGGCTGGGAGCCTGCCAAACGGCTTTTGTACGGTACCAGTTTCCGACCGCGCTGCGCGGAGTAGCCCCCACCAGCGCCCGGCCCGGCACGATCAGCGCCCAAACCGGGGTGCCGCTGCAGGTGTGGGATGAGCAGCAGGTGCAGCGCATCGTGCAGGCCCAGGACGAGGACGACGCCCCGGCCGGGGACGTCCAGCCCCTGCAGCTCTACCAGGGCTTTTCCGATGCCCGGGTCGTGGGGTTGCGCTTTGCTGCCGATACGGCCACCGTGGCCCTGGCCCGCCTGCGGGCCTTGCCCCCGCCCAGCCTCAAGATTCAAAAAGCAGAGGATGAGGGCGTGATTCCGCCCGGCGTGGTTTGGATTGGCGACCGGTTTCAGATGGACGAGGTAGAAGTGCCCAACGTGGAGTGGCAGACGTTTTTGCACAGCCTGGCCAAAACCAAGCCCGCGGCCGAAGTCCGGCTGTACTTGCCCGACTCGACGGTGCAGCCCGTGCGGGGTTACTTTACCAACCCGTTTTACCGCCTCTACCCCGTGGTGGGCATCAGCTACGAGCAGGTGCTGGAGTACTGCCGCTGGCGCAGCCGCACCGTGACGCGGCTGCTCAACGAGGACCGGGGCATCCGCAGCGCCCAGGATCCGAAATACGTGCGCGTTACTTACCGGCTACCCACGGAGGCCGAGTGGGAATTTGCGGCTCACTACGGCACCCAATTGCCTTATGGCTACGAGGTGTCGACGGCCGAGGTAACGGTGAACCCGCAGGCGGCCGAGTATCTGCAGCGCCGCTCGGGCAGCATCAATTCCCTGGCCCAGATTCGCCGGGATATACTGGCCTTCAACCGCCAACGCTCCGAAATCGTGATGTTCAACTGCCGCCGGGAAGCGCCGTACTTTCTGGCCGCCTCCACGCCCAGCTACGTCTACGACTTGCCCGTGAACGGCCTGGGCCTCTACCATATGACCGGCAACGTGGCCGAGTTGGTGCAGGAACAAGGCGTCACCAAAGGTGGCAGCTACCAGGACCGGCTCGTGGAATGCGCCATCAAGGAGTGCGGCAGCTACCAGGGCCCGGCGGCCCACATCGGCTTCCGGGCCGTCTGCGACATTGAGTTTCCCAACCAGGCCCCGGTGGCCTCGTCCCGCAAGCCCTAG
- a CDS encoding 4Fe-4S dicluster domain-containing protein: MAAQQHQPRGRSLDYGCGANGLLRAALLVQLPDDKGNFGLLNGLVHTLDPFSQVLRQRPADQWFLYGTFYTLAILLMGGRALWKYRHSRYQVIRTGSVMFFQLAFAFLLPGLLQFFQQPEFYFTYFWPLKYDYLFPSSFEYLIRDGKALGVFMVVWGAAMSFVATPVLTYFYGKRWYCSWVCGCGGLAETAGDPYRQLSDKSRAAWRWEVRLIYPILGLVILVTIVVWLNFWLHGAILGSLADGLYRFYGFAIGAVFSGVVGVGFYPILGNRVWCRFGCPMAAYLGLLQKNFSRFRITTNGGQCISCGNCSNVCEMGIDVKQYAQRGEPIIRASCVGCGMCSTACPRGVLNLENGPREGRYQGSSFIHADSLRLLS; encoded by the coding sequence TTGGCTGCGCAGCAGCACCAGCCGCGGGGCCGTAGCCTGGATTACGGGTGTGGTGCTAACGGGCTTCTACGTGCTGCTTTACTGGTACAGCTCCCCGACGACAAGGGCAACTTTGGCTTGCTCAACGGCCTGGTACACACCCTCGACCCATTCAGCCAGGTGCTGCGGCAGCGGCCCGCCGACCAGTGGTTTTTGTACGGCACGTTTTATACGCTGGCCATTCTGCTCATGGGCGGCCGGGCCCTGTGGAAGTACCGCCACTCCCGCTACCAGGTTATCCGGACGGGTTCGGTCATGTTTTTTCAGCTGGCCTTTGCCTTTCTGCTGCCCGGCTTGCTACAGTTTTTCCAGCAGCCCGAGTTCTACTTTACTTATTTCTGGCCCCTGAAGTACGACTACCTTTTTCCCAGCTCCTTTGAATACCTGATTCGGGACGGCAAGGCCCTGGGCGTGTTTATGGTAGTGTGGGGCGCGGCTATGTCGTTTGTGGCCACGCCGGTGCTTACTTACTTCTACGGCAAGCGCTGGTACTGCTCCTGGGTGTGCGGCTGCGGGGGCCTGGCCGAAACCGCCGGTGACCCCTACCGCCAGCTTTCCGACAAGAGCCGGGCGGCCTGGCGCTGGGAAGTACGCCTGATTTACCCCATTCTGGGTCTAGTTATCCTGGTAACTATCGTGGTGTGGCTCAACTTCTGGCTGCATGGTGCCATTTTGGGCTCCCTGGCCGACGGGCTCTACCGATTCTATGGCTTCGCCATCGGGGCCGTGTTTTCCGGCGTGGTAGGCGTGGGCTTCTATCCTATTCTGGGCAACCGGGTGTGGTGCCGCTTTGGCTGCCCCATGGCAGCTTACCTGGGCCTGCTGCAAAAGAACTTTTCCCGCTTCCGCATCACCACCAACGGCGGGCAGTGCATCAGCTGCGGTAACTGCTCCAACGTGTGCGAGATGGGCATCGACGTGAAGCAGTACGCCCAGCGCGGGGAACCGATTATCCGGGCCTCCTGCGTGGGCTGCGGCATGTGCAGCACGGCCTGTCCGCGGGGCGTGCTCAACCTCGAGAACGGGCCCCGCGAGGGACGTTACCAGGGTTCCTCCTTTATCCACGCCGACAGCCTGCGGCTACTTTCTTAA
- a CDS encoding glycosyltransferase family 2 protein: protein MKASGFGSFKAAAAEQGGAESGPLVTVVALCYNHAPFLPEALDSILAQTYPHLEVLLVDDASTDGSAAILRDYAARNPTWQLRLLPENLGNCRAFNLALRESSGEFVIDFATDDVLLPERIAQQVACFQRLEPDYGVVFTDAELIDEASRLVRRHYRRDAAGLHPRPAAGWVFADVLSRYFISTPTMLMRRTTLEQLGGYDETLAYEDFDFWVRAARHWRFYFLDQVTTRKRLHPSSMSRRGYRPNDPFLASTIRVCEKALALCRTPAEQAALAVRLRWELRQAVRWGNFREAQALYQLLRRTRAAGPLDWLLSRYAALRRS from the coding sequence ATGAAAGCATCCGGATTCGGGAGTTTTAAGGCAGCAGCGGCAGAGCAGGGCGGGGCTGAATCCGGCCCGCTGGTCACCGTCGTGGCCTTGTGCTACAACCACGCGCCCTTTCTGCCCGAAGCCCTGGATTCTATTCTGGCCCAGACCTACCCGCATCTGGAAGTGCTGCTGGTGGACGATGCCAGCACCGACGGCAGCGCGGCCATTCTGCGCGACTACGCCGCCCGCAACCCAACCTGGCAGCTGCGGCTGCTGCCCGAAAACCTGGGCAACTGCCGGGCCTTCAACCTGGCTTTGCGCGAGTCGAGCGGAGAGTTTGTCATCGACTTTGCCACCGACGACGTGCTGCTGCCCGAGCGAATAGCCCAGCAAGTGGCCTGCTTCCAGCGCCTGGAGCCCGACTACGGCGTCGTCTTCACCGATGCCGAACTGATTGACGAAGCCTCCCGCCTGGTGCGCCGCCACTACCGCCGCGACGCGGCCGGACTGCACCCGCGCCCGGCCGCGGGCTGGGTGTTTGCTGACGTGCTCAGCCGCTACTTTATCAGCACGCCTACCATGCTCATGCGCCGCACCACCCTGGAGCAGCTCGGCGGCTACGACGAAACCCTGGCCTACGAGGACTTCGACTTCTGGGTGCGGGCCGCCCGGCACTGGCGCTTTTACTTCCTGGATCAGGTCACGACCCGCAAACGCCTGCACCCCAGCTCTATGTCGCGGCGGGGATACCGGCCCAACGACCCGTTTCTGGCCTCCACCATCCGGGTTTGCGAAAAGGCCCTGGCCTTGTGCCGCACCCCGGCTGAGCAGGCCGCCCTGGCCGTGCGCCTGCGCTGGGAGCTGCGGCAGGCCGTGCGCTGGGGAAACTTCCGGGAAGCTCAGGCCCTGTACCAGCTGCTGCGCCGCACCCGGGCCGCGGGCCCACTGGATTGGCTTCTGAGCCGGTACGCAGCCCTGCGCCGGAGTTAA
- a CDS encoding tetratricopeptide repeat protein, translated as MILAGPVLPVLLTALLVVGAFLFSTNDLPRVWSILLLISALFSMVGNLWPQNQPITSTSSSEVYNDGAQLRALWYYRGVPNAYIQAVSAYQAEDYPAAAAGLLPYLEVKSLQPDTIRMTIAALLKSNDYERARQVQDTYGPLHRSSSDDLVNEGLIRTHFQDFDAALGCYGYALYLDPNNEAALNNRGYARLLTKQYREAVQDFRRALALKPTFAFAHNNLGLALLMLGETDEGLGHVRYSLRLDDANSYAYRNLGIYHLQQGELAEAQQQFDRAWALDPDTDLLAGYREQLRRRLDETGPHV; from the coding sequence ATGATACTGGCCGGCCCCGTACTGCCGGTTCTGCTAACGGCCTTGCTCGTCGTCGGTGCATTCCTGTTTTCCACCAACGACCTGCCCCGCGTCTGGAGCATCCTGCTGCTGATTTCTGCCTTATTTTCCATGGTAGGGAATCTGTGGCCCCAGAACCAGCCCATTACCTCGACCAGCAGCTCGGAAGTGTACAACGACGGGGCCCAGCTACGGGCCTTGTGGTATTACCGAGGCGTGCCCAATGCCTACATCCAGGCCGTATCGGCTTATCAGGCTGAGGATTATCCGGCGGCGGCCGCTGGGCTTTTGCCTTACCTGGAAGTAAAGTCCCTGCAGCCCGACACGATTCGGATGACCATTGCGGCCCTGCTGAAAAGCAATGACTACGAGCGGGCCCGGCAGGTACAGGACACCTACGGCCCGCTGCATCGCTCATCCAGCGACGATTTGGTGAATGAGGGGCTGATCCGGACTCATTTCCAGGATTTTGATGCCGCCCTGGGCTGTTATGGCTATGCCCTGTATCTGGACCCAAACAATGAGGCTGCGCTCAACAACCGGGGCTATGCCCGGCTCCTGACGAAGCAGTACCGGGAGGCCGTCCAGGACTTTCGCCGGGCCCTGGCGCTGAAGCCTACTTTTGCCTTTGCCCACAACAACCTAGGCCTGGCCCTGCTGATGCTGGGCGAAACCGACGAAGGCCTGGGCCACGTGCGCTATTCCCTGCGCCTCGACGATGCCAATTCCTACGCCTACCGCAACCTGGGTATTTACCACCTGCAGCAGGGCGAGCTGGCCGAGGCCCAGCAGCAGTTTGACCGGGCCTGGGCACTGGATCCGGACACCGATTTGCTGGCCGGCTACCGGGAGCAGCTGCGCCGCCGCCTGGACGAAACCGGGCCGCACGTCTAG